In Nitratireductor mangrovi, the genomic window GGCGCCGCCCTGCCCGCCGCCGATGCATTCGGTGGCCACGCCGCGCTTCAGCTTCAAGCGGCGCATGGCGTTGACGAGATGCAGCACGATGCGGTTGCCGCTGGTGCCGACCGGATGGCCGAGGCTGATCGCGCCGCCGTCGACATTGAGGCGTCCGCGGTCGATTGCCCCGAACGGCTTTTTCAGCCCCAGCACCTCGCGGCAGTAGGTCTCGTCTTCCCAGGCCGCCAGGCAACCGAGCACCTGCGCGGCGAAAGCCTCGTTGAGTTCCCACAGATCGACGTCGGCAGCGCCGAGCCGGTTGCGCGAAAGCAGCGCGGTCGAGCACAGCGTCGGCCCCAGCCCCATGATGGAAGGATCGAGCGCCGACCACTCGCTGTCGACGATCTTGGCCATCGGCTCGAGCTCGTGCTTTTCAACCGCGGCCTCCGAGGCCAGCACCACCCAGGACGCCCCGTCGGTGATCTGCGAGGAGTTGCCGGCCGTGACCTTGCCGTAGGGCTTCTCGAAGACCGGCTTCAGGCCGGCGAGCTTTTCCATCGACGTGTCCGGCCGGACCCCGTCATCGTGGTCGTAGACGGTGCCGTCTTGGTCGACCGCCGGGATCAACTCGCCGCTCAGAAAGCCTTCCTGCTGGGCCCGCGATAGCCGCCGGTGGCTTTCAAGCGCATAGGCATCCGCCGCCTCGCGGGAAATGCCGAACAGGTGCCCGACCAGCTCTGCGGTCTGGCCCATGTTGAGGTCGGTGATCGGATCGGTGAGGCCGCGTTCCAGGCCGATGACCGGCTTGGCCATCTCGGGCCGGAGACCGGTGAGCGCCGTGGTCTTGGCCCAGGCCGATTTCGCGGTGGCGAATTCGCCGAACCATTCCACTGCCTCCTGACGCAGGACCAGCGGCGCGTGCGAAAGCGCCTCGGCGCCGCCGGCCAGAACGAGATCGGCGTTGCCGTCCTCGATCATGCGGAAGGCGGTGTCGATCGACTGCATGCCGGAGCCGCAATTGATCTGCACGGTGAAGGCCACCATCGCATCGCCCATGCCGAGCCGCAGCGCCGCGACGCGGGCCGGGTTCATCTCGTCGGCGATGACGTTGACGCAACCGATGATGACAAGATCGAAACTGTCGGGCGAAAAAGGCTGGCGCAGCAGAAGCGGACGCCCGCACTGCACTGCCAGATCGACCGGCGTGAACGGCCCCGGCTTGGCCCGGGCGCGCAGGAATGGCGTGCGCGCGCCGTCAACGAGATAAACGGCACGGCCAGCCCTGCTGCGCGTCGCCGATCTGGTCGAAGCCGCCGTCTGCGCCTGGCGGGGGTTTGTCCGGCGGCTGGCCGGGCTCTTCGGGTTTCCGGCGGGTTTTCTTGCCAAGTTCCCTCCGTGTGGCCGTCGTTCTGCGCGCCGATCCTTCGGCGGCTGTGCAGGAACAACGTAGGACAGACGGAGGGGGTTCCGCAAATCGGCGAGCCCTACCGACCTTTCCGCAGAGGTCGGGCTGGCGGCCTTTACCGCTTCTGTCGCGCGAGGACGAAATCGTGCTCGACCTGCCAGAACGGCGCCGTGAGTTGCAGCTCCTTTGCCGCCGCCGCATCGTCCACCTTCCGGAATTCGGCGAGCAGGCTTTCCTTCACCCCGAACACCGCGTCGGAATTGATATAGGGATCGTCCGGGTCGAAGATGTGGGTGGTCAGCGTTTCGAACCCGTCGGCCTTGATGATGTAGTGCAGATGCGCCGGCCTGAAGGGGTGACGCCCGAGCGATCCGAGCAGCTTGCCAACCGGCCCGTCGTCGGGGATCGGGTAGAATTTCGGCTTTACGGCGCGAAACCAGTAGCGGCCGTCAGGGCCGGTCCTGAACACGCCGCGCAGATTGAAATCCGGCTGGATGCCCTTCTGCTGGACGTCGTAGAAACCCTCGTCATTGGCCTGCCAGACGTCGATGACGGCGCCGGCCAGTGGATTGCCCTCGGTGTCGAGGATGCGGCCCGACACCGCCATGTCCTCGCCCTTGGCGTCGAGGCAGATGTTGGCGCCCATGGGCAGTTCGGGCGCATTGGCGACGTGGAACGGGCCGAGCACCGTCGATTCCGAAGCGCCGGACGGCTTGCGGTTGTTGATCGCGTCGACCAGCATCGAAACGCCGAGCACATCGGAGAGAAGGATGAATTCCTGGCGCCAGTCGTTGCACATGTGCCCGGTCCGGGTGAGGAACATGATCGCCTCGAACCATTCCTCCTGGGTCGGCTCTATCTCCTTGACGGCTTCGTGCAGCTTGCGGGTAATGACCTCCATGACGACCTTCAGCCGTTCGTCTTTCGCCCCGACGTTGCGGCCCGTGACCACCTCGACGGAGTTCTCCTCCGTGAAGAAACCCTTCTCGTGCGCTGCGGTCATGGCGTTCACCTGTCGAGGACGGTTTTGAGGACGCGGCGGAGCTCGGCGGCAGGATCTTCGGCAATCGTGTCGCGGCGCCAGGCGACGTGCTGGTCGGGCCGGGTCAGAATGACGCCCGAATCGCGCACTTCGCGGGCGCGCGCCCAGTCGCCGGTGAAATCGTGCCATTGCTGGCGTGGCCCGATCACATGCGCGGCGATCTCGATACCGAACTCCTCGCCGACCTCGGCGGCGGCGTCGACCCAGCCCTGACCGCCGATGCCGGTCAGAACGGCGAAGCTTCCCTTGCCTGCCAGGTCGAGCGTGGAGACCTTCGATCCGTCATCGGCGAAAACCCAGGCATGCGGCAGCCTGGCGCCGGGAAAGGTCGTCGGCTGGTAGTGCAACTCCGGGTCCTTGTCGAAGGGCGGCTCGGACTGGCCGTCCATGAGCACCGCGTCGGACTTGTAGCGGTGGTTCATCTCGACGCCGTGTGCGTCGAACTCGTAGACCTTGGAGGCGATCGCCTTGCGCACCGCCTCGCGTTGTCTTTCGGCTTCCGGCGTGTCGTCGCAGCGGGCGTCCATGTTCTGCTGCATCTTGACCGGGTCGATCGATTCCAGCAGACCCAGGGCCTCGAAGATCGGGCCGAACTCCTCGATCGACTGGTTGGCGCGCGTCACGATCTGCTTGGCGACGGGCGCGCGCTCGTCCTGATAGCTGGCGAGCAGCTTCGGCCCCGCCTGCCCCTTGAGCACCATGGAAAGCTTCCAGGCGAGGTTGAAGCCGTCCTGGATCGAGGTGTTCGAGCCGAGCCCGTTGGAGGGCGGATGGCGGTGCGTGGCGTCGCCCATGCAGAAGACGCGGCCATTGGACATGGTGGTCGCGTACATGTTGTTGACGGTCCAGGTGGAGACCGATTGCAGGTCGATTTCCAGCTCGGGATCGCCGACGAGGTCGCGCGCGACCTTGGTGGCGAAGGCCTCGTCGACCTCGGGCTCCGGTTCGTTGATGTCGTAGCCCCAGACGATCAGCCACTCGTTCCAGGGCCGCACCATGCGCACCAGGCCCATGCCGATGCCGCCGACATTGGAGCCCGGCTGCAGCACCCAGTAGAGCACGGAAGGGCGGTGGGCGACATATTTCGACAGGTCGGCCTTGAACAGGATGTTCAT contains:
- a CDS encoding acetyl-CoA C-acetyltransferase, yielding MARKPAGNPKSPASRRTNPRQAQTAASTRSATRSRAGRAVYLVDGARTPFLRARAKPGPFTPVDLAVQCGRPLLLRQPFSPDSFDLVIIGCVNVIADEMNPARVAALRLGMGDAMVAFTVQINCGSGMQSIDTAFRMIEDGNADLVLAGGAEALSHAPLVLRQEAVEWFGEFATAKSAWAKTTALTGLRPEMAKPVIGLERGLTDPITDLNMGQTAELVGHLFGISREAADAYALESHRRLSRAQQEGFLSGELIPAVDQDGTVYDHDDGVRPDTSMEKLAGLKPVFEKPYGKVTAGNSSQITDGASWVVLASEAAVEKHELEPMAKIVDSEWSALDPSIMGLGPTLCSTALLSRNRLGAADVDLWELNEAFAAQVLGCLAAWEDETYCREVLGLKKPFGAIDRGRLNVDGGAISLGHPVGTSGNRIVLHLVNAMRRLKLKRGVATECIGGGQGGAMLMEMV
- a CDS encoding intradiol ring-cleavage dioxygenase; the encoded protein is MTAAHEKGFFTEENSVEVVTGRNVGAKDERLKVVMEVITRKLHEAVKEIEPTQEEWFEAIMFLTRTGHMCNDWRQEFILLSDVLGVSMLVDAINNRKPSGASESTVLGPFHVANAPELPMGANICLDAKGEDMAVSGRILDTEGNPLAGAVIDVWQANDEGFYDVQQKGIQPDFNLRGVFRTGPDGRYWFRAVKPKFYPIPDDGPVGKLLGSLGRHPFRPAHLHYIIKADGFETLTTHIFDPDDPYINSDAVFGVKESLLAEFRKVDDAAAAKELQLTAPFWQVEHDFVLARQKR
- a CDS encoding FAD-dependent oxidoreductase produces the protein MADITTDVLVIGTGPAGSATAALLSTYGVENMVINRYRWLANTPRAHITNQRTMEVLRDLGTEVEKEAYLFATEQDLMGENIFCTSLAGEEIGRLKTWGKHPLSRAEHQLSSPSFMNDLPQTFMEPLLFKTACSRGTQARMSTEYLSHEQDAEGVTTTCRDRLTGRNITIRSKYLVGADGGNSRVAEHAGLEFEGKMGVGGSMNILFKADLSKYVAHRPSVLYWVLQPGSNVGGIGMGLVRMVRPWNEWLIVWGYDINEPEPEVDEAFATKVARDLVGDPELEIDLQSVSTWTVNNMYATTMSNGRVFCMGDATHRHPPSNGLGSNTSIQDGFNLAWKLSMVLKGQAGPKLLASYQDERAPVAKQIVTRANQSIEEFGPIFEALGLLESIDPVKMQQNMDARCDDTPEAERQREAVRKAIASKVYEFDAHGVEMNHRYKSDAVLMDGQSEPPFDKDPELHYQPTTFPGARLPHAWVFADDGSKVSTLDLAGKGSFAVLTGIGGQGWVDAAAEVGEEFGIEIAAHVIGPRQQWHDFTGDWARAREVRDSGVILTRPDQHVAWRRDTIAEDPAAELRRVLKTVLDR